In a single window of the Motilibacter aurantiacus genome:
- a CDS encoding DUF4352 domain-containing protein, which produces MFLVLLVTGIATSGGSGGSSNNQAGNAPAAAKKPAAPPAASASAPAVEPTEAAPATTQAAPATTEAAPPPPPPPVEITYPGKKDGDTAVKAGESVKLSGWTATTTPLKQVSVDFLGEHLCTNVTLVNRDDDQQEWNTLSWKMQTPNGAVLDMAFTADDKDLDVAGGGLAPGGKITGRVCFEDKDAGKGDYVVFWQPDIFSSEDRGAWVNKR; this is translated from the coding sequence GTGTTCCTGGTTCTGCTCGTGACAGGCATTGCCACCAGCGGCGGGTCCGGCGGCAGTTCGAACAACCAGGCCGGGAACGCGCCAGCTGCAGCGAAGAAGCCTGCCGCTCCGCCCGCAGCGAGCGCGAGCGCGCCGGCTGTAGAGCCCACGGAGGCGGCGCCGGCTACAACTCAAGCTGCGCCTGCAACGACCGAGGCAGCCCCGCCGCCTCCACCGCCACCGGTCGAGATCACCTACCCGGGCAAGAAGGACGGTGACACTGCGGTGAAGGCCGGCGAGTCGGTCAAGCTCTCGGGCTGGACGGCAACGACAACCCCCCTGAAGCAGGTCAGCGTCGACTTCCTCGGCGAACACCTGTGCACCAACGTTACGTTGGTCAACCGGGACGACGACCAGCAGGAATGGAACACCTTGTCCTGGAAGATGCAGACGCCGAACGGTGCAGTGCTGGACATGGCGTTCACGGCTGACGACAAGGACCTCGACGTCGCGGGCGGCGGGCTGGCGCCCGGCGGGAAGATCACTGGTCGCGTCTGTTTCGAGGACAAGGACGCCGGAAAGGGCGACTATGTCGTCTTCTGGCAGCCTGACATCTTCTCCAGTGAAGACCGCGGTGCCTGGGTGAACAAGCGCTGA
- a CDS encoding response regulator, translating to MRIVIAEDDALLREGVALLLKAEGLDVVSATDGPEPFLAAVDEHRPDVAIVDVRMPPTHTDEGIVAAVEARRRQPELAVLVLSAYVEQAFATDLLASGAAGLGYLLKERVGRVESFLEALHRVAAGGTSIDPDVVAQLMTRGRADAGLERLTSREREVLDLMAQGLGNAAIAERLVVTDGAVHKHIRSIFSKLDLPPTEQTDRRVVAVLRYLEDVRR from the coding sequence GTGCGGATCGTGATCGCCGAGGACGACGCCCTGCTCCGCGAGGGCGTCGCGCTGCTGCTCAAGGCCGAGGGCCTCGACGTCGTCTCCGCCACGGACGGTCCCGAGCCGTTCCTCGCCGCCGTCGACGAGCACAGGCCCGACGTCGCCATCGTCGACGTACGTATGCCGCCGACCCATACCGACGAGGGCATCGTCGCCGCCGTCGAGGCCCGCCGTCGGCAGCCGGAGCTGGCGGTGCTGGTGCTGTCGGCGTACGTCGAGCAGGCCTTCGCGACCGACCTGCTGGCCAGCGGGGCCGCGGGGCTCGGCTACCTGCTCAAGGAGCGCGTCGGGCGCGTGGAGTCGTTCCTCGAGGCGTTGCACCGGGTCGCCGCAGGCGGCACGTCGATCGACCCCGACGTCGTCGCGCAGCTCATGACGCGCGGGCGTGCGGACGCGGGCCTGGAGCGGTTGACGTCGCGCGAGCGCGAGGTGCTCGACCTCATGGCGCAGGGGCTCGGCAACGCCGCTATCGCCGAGCGGCTCGTCGTCACCGACGGCGCGGTGCACAAGCACATCCGCAGCATCTTCTCCAAGCTCGACCTGCCGCCGACCGAGCAGACCGACCGGCGGGTGGTCGCCGTCCTGCGGTACCTAGAGGACGTGAGGCGATGA
- a CDS encoding sensor histidine kinase translates to MPRQAPQDEAQQGMRGRLPRAAGDVLPSLEEVAGAFVTALLAFAVFCWLGVVLALSLVGVGLLLAPRALRTVHAVADRERVRLRRSGRSFLGPGDPPRDLREARHDPDVRRELRWLVGHATGGLLLAALGLLLPISGLRDISVPLWWRVFPKGEVTPTLSLWVVGSWGSAFAALLLGVGWIALGAWLTPRMARWLVRRGLRLLPIDPSSDLTLRVAQLSATRAAALDAHATELRRIERALHDGTQNRLVAVTVLLGAARRAAERNPAAAPEILERAQLAAEEALAELRSVVRSILPPVLADRGLTGALRGLAATSPIRCDLRVDVPGRCAAAVEATAYFAVAEALTNGSRHSGATSIDVEVQRRGDDLHLRVTDDGKGGADESRGSGLLGIRRRVEALDGTLTMTSPVGGPTTLEVQLPCGS, encoded by the coding sequence GTGCCGCGCCAGGCGCCGCAGGACGAAGCCCAGCAGGGCATGCGCGGCCGGCTGCCTCGCGCCGCGGGCGACGTGCTTCCCTCGCTGGAGGAGGTGGCCGGTGCTTTCGTCACAGCCCTGCTCGCCTTCGCCGTGTTCTGCTGGCTGGGCGTCGTCCTGGCCCTGTCGCTCGTCGGCGTCGGCCTGCTGCTGGCCCCGCGCGCGTTACGCACCGTCCACGCTGTCGCGGACCGGGAGCGTGTGAGGCTGCGTCGTAGCGGCAGGTCCTTCCTCGGCCCGGGCGACCCGCCCCGCGACCTCCGCGAGGCGCGCCACGACCCGGACGTACGCCGTGAGCTGCGCTGGCTCGTCGGCCACGCCACCGGCGGCCTGCTGCTCGCGGCCCTCGGCCTGCTGCTGCCGATCTCCGGCCTGCGCGACATCAGCGTCCCGCTCTGGTGGCGTGTCTTCCCGAAGGGCGAGGTGACGCCGACGCTGAGCCTGTGGGTGGTCGGCAGCTGGGGGAGCGCGTTCGCCGCCCTCCTGCTCGGCGTCGGCTGGATCGCCCTCGGCGCTTGGCTGACCCCGAGGATGGCCCGCTGGCTCGTACGCCGGGGGCTGCGGCTGCTGCCGATCGACCCGAGCAGCGACCTGACGCTGAGGGTGGCTCAGCTGTCCGCGACCCGGGCCGCGGCGCTCGACGCACACGCGACCGAGCTGCGCCGGATCGAGCGGGCGCTCCACGACGGCACGCAGAACCGCCTTGTCGCGGTCACCGTCCTGCTCGGTGCCGCACGCCGCGCCGCCGAGCGCAATCCTGCGGCAGCGCCCGAGATCCTCGAGCGCGCGCAACTGGCGGCCGAGGAGGCGCTTGCCGAGCTGCGCAGCGTCGTCCGCAGCATCCTCCCGCCGGTGCTCGCTGATCGCGGCCTCACGGGTGCGCTGCGCGGGCTCGCAGCGACCAGCCCGATCAGGTGCGACCTGCGGGTGGACGTGCCCGGCCGATGCGCAGCCGCGGTGGAGGCCACCGCGTACTTCGCCGTCGCCGAAGCGCTGACCAACGGCTCGCGGCACAGCGGTGCGACGTCGATCGACGTGGAGGTGCAGCGAAGAGGCGACGACCTGCACCTCCGGGTCACCGACGACGGCAAGGGCGGGGCGGACGAGTCACGGGGGAGCGGCCTGCTCGGCATCCGGCGACGCGTCGAGGCGCTCGACGGCACGCTGACGATGACGAGCCCGGTCGGCGGGCCCACAACTCTGGAGGTACAGCTGCCGTGCGGATCGTGA
- a CDS encoding serine hydrolase domain-containing protein, with translation MRLTSGHTSRRRTLSGVALAAVATTALVGTVPADAAGTARVDGTQQRMNALVTEDGAPGALGAVSNREGKIRNYTAGVGDLKTGAKVPADGYIRIASNTKTYTAVVVLQLVGEGKIALDEKVDTYLPGLVRKNGNDGRKITVRQLLQQTSGLPDYDEDIFLPFDQAQRTYRDPRSLVDIALAHTSHFTPGTKWEYSNTNYVLAGLVVEKVTGRPIGEQITHRIIKPLGLKETYWPGLGTLTLKQPHPKGYHRDSADAPYRDMTAFEPSGGWAAGALIATPSDVLTFYRAVIDGKLLEPAQQKEMLKAVKAPGFEPESGWSYGLGIAKKKLSCGADAWGHGGDFVGYESRGLVTEGGRGAVLAVTALPVKIESLSHLNTAVDKAVCEA, from the coding sequence ATGCGCCTCACCTCAGGCCACACCTCCCGCCGCCGCACGCTGAGCGGCGTCGCCCTCGCGGCCGTCGCCACCACCGCGCTCGTCGGCACGGTTCCGGCCGATGCCGCGGGCACGGCGCGGGTGGACGGGACGCAGCAGCGCATGAACGCCCTCGTTACCGAGGACGGCGCCCCCGGCGCGCTCGGCGCGGTCAGCAATCGCGAAGGCAAGATCCGGAATTACACCGCGGGCGTCGGCGACCTGAAGACCGGCGCGAAGGTCCCGGCCGACGGCTACATCCGCATCGCCAGCAACACCAAGACCTACACCGCGGTGGTGGTCCTCCAGCTCGTCGGCGAGGGGAAGATCGCGCTCGACGAGAAGGTCGACACCTACCTGCCCGGGCTGGTGCGGAAGAACGGCAACGACGGGCGCAAGATCACGGTCCGCCAGCTCCTGCAACAGACGTCGGGTCTGCCGGACTACGACGAGGACATCTTCCTGCCGTTCGACCAGGCGCAGCGCACCTACCGGGACCCGCGCTCACTCGTCGACATCGCGCTCGCCCACACGTCGCACTTCACGCCCGGCACGAAGTGGGAGTACAGCAACACCAACTACGTCCTCGCCGGCCTCGTCGTCGAGAAGGTCACCGGCCGCCCGATCGGCGAGCAGATCACCCACCGGATTATCAAGCCGCTGGGCCTCAAGGAGACCTACTGGCCCGGCCTCGGCACGCTCACTCTCAAGCAGCCGCACCCCAAGGGCTACCACCGGGACTCCGCCGACGCGCCGTACCGCGACATGACCGCGTTCGAGCCGTCCGGCGGGTGGGCGGCCGGCGCGCTGATCGCCACCCCGAGCGACGTCCTGACGTTCTACCGGGCGGTGATCGACGGCAAGCTGCTCGAGCCCGCCCAGCAGAAGGAGATGCTGAAGGCGGTCAAGGCGCCCGGGTTCGAGCCGGAGAGCGGCTGGTCGTACGGCCTCGGCATCGCGAAGAAGAAGCTCTCCTGCGGCGCAGACGCGTGGGGCCACGGCGGCGACTTCGTCGGGTACGAGAGCCGTGGCCTCGTGACCGAGGGCGGGCGCGGCGCGGTCCTCGCCGTCACCGCCCTGCCCGTGAAGATCGAGTCGCTGAGCCACCTCAACACGGCCGTCGACAAGGCGGTGTGCGAGGCGTAG